The sequence CTGAGACCATCATCTTCGACAGCAAGCAAGACCTCGCGGACAAAATATCAGCTTTACTTCCCAGAACGCAGAACCACTTTCTCGCGTTTAGGATAGACGGAGTGTTTGAGCAAGTCGGCGTCCGAACAGTCGGCGGTCAACTATCACCGCACGAAAGCCTCACTGATGTCGGCAAACGTCAAGCAACGCACACTTTTCCATCAATAAGGGGGTCAATCATAGGATTCCGCTCGCCGGCATATTTCCAAGGCATCAGCGTCGCCGGTGACCATATGCATCTGATTTCCGAGGATAGAAAGTTTGGAGGGCATTTGCAGGCTTGTCGGGCAACTGAGCAGGTAACACTTAGAGCGGTGGCTATTCAACGCCTCGATCTGCAGTTGCCAAAGGATGATGATTTCAGGGATGCCAATCTCGGAGTTGACGATGAAGGGATTCAGGCTGTTGAGGGCTAGacatttctttatatatatatatatatatatatatatatatatatatatatttcaagagagagagttttGCCCTTGAATCGCATACCAATTCTTCTGTTCAAGAGCAGGCTGGCGTGATGGAGACGGTAATATCTTCTATGCATCAGCGCATGTCCCAGACTTGGAGGAGTCTGCAGATCTGCTAGGGGTTTCAGTTCCATTAATG comes from Trichoderma asperellum chromosome 3, complete sequence and encodes:
- a CDS encoding uncharacterized protein (EggNog:ENOG41), translated to MVPNELYQYSVLSALMSGAATSGVPLSHILSHGNHGLGTFQRLEGEMIVLDGSAYQMKSDGSVIPNLERDHGDQIIPFAMVTCFQPSVTETIIFDSKQDLADKISALLPRTQNHFLAFRIDGVFEQVGVRTVGGQLSPHESLTDVGKRQATHTFPSIRGSIIGFRSPAYFQGISVAGDHMHLISEDRKFGGHLQACRATEQVTLRAVAIQRLDLQLPKDDDFRDANLGVDDEGIQAVEG